A window from Macaca thibetana thibetana isolate TM-01 chromosome 7, ASM2454274v1, whole genome shotgun sequence encodes these proteins:
- the ZSCAN29 gene encoding zinc finger and SCAN domain-containing protein 29 isoform X1, with amino-acid sequence MMAKSALRENGTNSESFRQRFRRFHYQEVAGPREAFTQLWELCCRWLRPEVRTKEQIVELLVLEQFLTVLPGEIQNWVQEQCPENGEEAVTLVEDLEREPGRPGSLVTVSVKGQEVRLEKMTPPKSSQELLSVRQESVEPQPRGVPKKERARSPDLGPQEQMNPKEKLKPFQRSGFPFPQSGVVSRLEQGEPWIPDLLGSKEKELPSGSHTGNRQVHADLLPSKKDRRSWVEQDHWSFEDEKVAGVHWGYEETRTLLAILSQTEFYEALKSCHKNSQVYGAVAERLREYGFLRTLEQCRTKFKGLQKSYRKVKSGHPPETCPFFEEMKALMSAQVIALPSNGLEEAASHSCLVNNDAKTEEPGRRGWQHEEGAEEAVAQESDSDDMDLEATPQDPNSTAAIVFRNPGGVHWGYEETKTYLAILSETQFYETLRNCHRNSQLYGAVAKRLREYGFLRTPEQCRTKFKSLQTSYRKVKNGQAPETCPFFEEMDALVSVRVAVPSNDGQEETASCPIQGTSEAKAQKQAEEADETTEEDSDDEEDTEILPGAVITRAPVLFQSPRGFEAGFENEDNSKRDISEEVQLHRTLLARSERKIPRYLNQGKGNESDCRSGRQWAKTSGEKRGKLLTLPEKSLSDVLSQQRPCLGERPYKHLKYSKGFGPNSLLMHQESHQVENPYKCADCGKSFSRSARLIRHRRIHTGEKPYKCLDCGKSFRDSSNFITHRRIHTGEKPYQCGECGKRFNQSSSLIIHQRTHTGEKPYQCEECGKSFNNSSHFSAHRRIHTGERPHVCTDCGKSFSKSSDLRAHHRTHTGEKPYGCHDCGKCFSKSSALNKHREIHAREKLLSQSAPK; translated from the exons ATGATGGCCAAATCCGCTCTGAGAGAGAATGGCACTAACTCTGAGAGCTTCCGACAGCGTTTCAGGAGATTCCATTACCAGGAGGTGGCTGGGCCGCGGGAGGCTTTCACCCAACTCTGGGAACTTTGCTGTCGGTGGCTAAGGCCGGAGGTGCGCACCAAGGAGCAGATTGTAGAACTGTTGGTGCTAGAGCAGTTCCTGACCGTCTTACCTGGGGAGATCCAGAATTGGGTACAGGAACAATGTCCAGAAAATGGAGAGGAGGCAGTGACTCTCGTGGAAGATTTAGAAAGAGAGCCTGGAAGACCTGGATCTTTG GTCACAGTCTCTGTGAAGGGGCAGGAAGTGCGCTTGGAGAAGATGACACCCCCGAAATCATCACAAGAGTTATTAAGTGTTCGGCAGGAGTCAGTGGAACCCCAGCCCAGGGGTGTACCCAAGAAAGAGAGGGCAAGAAGCCCAgacctgggaccacaggagcagaTGAACCCAAAGGAGAAGCTCAAACCTTTTCAAAGGAGCG GATTTCCATTTCCTCAGTCCGGTGTGGTCTCCAGGTTGGAGCAAGGAGAGCCATGGATCCCAGATCTGCTGGGCTCCAAGGAGAAAGAACTTCCAAGTGGCAGCCACACAGGAAACAGACAAGTGCATGCTGATCTGTTACCATCCAAGAAAGATAGAAGAAGCTGGGTGGAACAGGATCACTGGAGCTTTGAAGATGAGAAGGTGGCAGGTGTGCACTGGGGCTATGAAGAGACCAGAACGCTCCTCGCAATTCTCAGCCAGACTGAGTTTTATGAGGCTCTCAAAAGCTGTCATAAGAACAGCCAAGTGTATGGGGCTGTGGCTGAGCGGCTCAGGGAATATGGCTTCCTCCGGACCCTGGAACAGTGTCGGACCAAGTTCAAAGGTCTCCAGAAGAGCTATCGGAAAGTCAAGAGCGGACACCCACCTGAGACCTGCcccttctttgaagaaatgaaaGCCCTGATGAGTGCACAGGTCATTGCCCTGCCCAGTAATGGCCTGGAAGAAGCAGCCTCTCACTCTTGCCTGGTAAACAATGATGCTAAGACTGAGGAGCCAGGGCGGAGGGGCTGGCAGCATGAGGAGGGAGCAGAAGAGGCTGTGGCTCAGGAGTCTGACAGTGATGACATGGATCTAGAGGCGACCCCCCAGGACCCCAACTCAACTGCAGCTATCGTGTTCAGAAACCCAGGTG GTGTACACTGGGGCTATGAAGAGACCAAGACTTACCTTGCAATTCTTAGTGAGACTCAGTTTTATGAAACCCTCCGGAACTGTCACCGCAACAGCCAGCTGTATGGAGCAGTGGCTAAGAGGTTGCGGGAATATGGCTTTCTTAGGACCCCGGAGCAGTGTCGGACCAAGTTTAAAAGCCTGCAAACCAGCTATCGTAAAGTTAAGAATGGCCAGGCACCAGAGACCTGTCCCTTCTTTGAAGAGATGGATGCTTTGGTGAGTGTCCGGGTTGCTGTCCCATCCAATGATGGCCAGGAAGAAACAGCTTCTTGCCCCATCCAGGGGACCAGTGAGGCCAAAGCTCAGAAGCAAGCCGAGGAGGCAGACGAGACCACAGAGGAAGATTCTGATGATGAAGAAGATACCGAGATACTCCCAGGGGCTGTCATAACCCGTGCTCCAGTGTTATTCCAGAGCCCCCGTG GTTTTGAAGCTGGATTTGAGAATGAAGATAATTCAAAACGGGATATTTCTGAGGAAGTACAATTGCATAGGACATTACTTGCAAGGTCTGAAAGGAAAATTCCCCGGTATCTTAATCAAGGTAAAGGCAATGAGAGTGACTGTAGATCAGGAAGACAGTGGGCAAAGACCTcaggggagaaaagaggaaaactttTGACACTCCCAGAGAAGAGCTTAAGTGACGTCTTAAGTCAACAGAGACCTTGCTTGGGAGAGAGACCATATAAACATCTCAAATACAGCAAAGGCTTTGGTCCGAATTCCCTTCTCATGCATCAGGAATCCCACCAGGTGGAAAATCCATATAAATGTGCTGATTGTGGGAAAAGCTTCAGTCGGAGTGCACGACTCATTAGACACCGGAGaatccacactggagagaaaccttataaaTGTCTTGACTGTGGAAAAAGTTTCCGTGACAGTTCAAATTTCATCACCCATAGGAGAatccacacaggagagaaaccttatCAATGTGGTGAGTGTGGGAAACGCTTCAATCAGAGCTCAAGCCTTATCATTCACCAGAGAACCCACACAGGAGAAAAGCCCTATCAATGTGAAGAGTGTGGAAAAAGCTTCAATAACAGTTCTCATTTTAGTGCACATCGGAGGATACACACAGGAGAGAGACCTCATGTGTGTACTGACTGTGGAAAGAGTTTCAGTAAGAGTTCTGACTTACGTGCACATCATAGAAcccacacaggagagaaaccctatgggTGTCATGACTGTGGCAAGTGCTTCAGTAAAAGCTCTGCCCTTAATAAGCACCGAGAAATCCATGCACGGGAAAAGCTTCTGTCACAGTCAGCACCTAAGTAA
- the ZSCAN29 gene encoding zinc finger and SCAN domain-containing protein 29 isoform X2, translating to MSRKWRGGSDSRGRFRKRAWKTWIFGFPFPQSGVVSRLEQGEPWIPDLLGSKEKELPSGSHTGNRQVHADLLPSKKDRRSWVEQDHWSFEDEKVAGVHWGYEETRTLLAILSQTEFYEALKSCHKNSQVYGAVAERLREYGFLRTLEQCRTKFKGLQKSYRKVKSGHPPETCPFFEEMKALMSAQVIALPSNGLEEAASHSCLVNNDAKTEEPGRRGWQHEEGAEEAVAQESDSDDMDLEATPQDPNSTAAIVFRNPGGVHWGYEETKTYLAILSETQFYETLRNCHRNSQLYGAVAKRLREYGFLRTPEQCRTKFKSLQTSYRKVKNGQAPETCPFFEEMDALVSVRVAVPSNDGQEETASCPIQGTSEAKAQKQAEEADETTEEDSDDEEDTEILPGAVITRAPVLFQSPRGFEAGFENEDNSKRDISEEVQLHRTLLARSERKIPRYLNQGKGNESDCRSGRQWAKTSGEKRGKLLTLPEKSLSDVLSQQRPCLGERPYKHLKYSKGFGPNSLLMHQESHQVENPYKCADCGKSFSRSARLIRHRRIHTGEKPYKCLDCGKSFRDSSNFITHRRIHTGEKPYQCGECGKRFNQSSSLIIHQRTHTGEKPYQCEECGKSFNNSSHFSAHRRIHTGERPHVCTDCGKSFSKSSDLRAHHRTHTGEKPYGCHDCGKCFSKSSALNKHREIHAREKLLSQSAPK from the exons ATGTCCAGAAAATGGAGAGGAGGCAGTGACTCTCGTGGAAGATTTAGAAAGAGAGCCTGGAAGACCTGGATCTTTG GATTTCCATTTCCTCAGTCCGGTGTGGTCTCCAGGTTGGAGCAAGGAGAGCCATGGATCCCAGATCTGCTGGGCTCCAAGGAGAAAGAACTTCCAAGTGGCAGCCACACAGGAAACAGACAAGTGCATGCTGATCTGTTACCATCCAAGAAAGATAGAAGAAGCTGGGTGGAACAGGATCACTGGAGCTTTGAAGATGAGAAGGTGGCAGGTGTGCACTGGGGCTATGAAGAGACCAGAACGCTCCTCGCAATTCTCAGCCAGACTGAGTTTTATGAGGCTCTCAAAAGCTGTCATAAGAACAGCCAAGTGTATGGGGCTGTGGCTGAGCGGCTCAGGGAATATGGCTTCCTCCGGACCCTGGAACAGTGTCGGACCAAGTTCAAAGGTCTCCAGAAGAGCTATCGGAAAGTCAAGAGCGGACACCCACCTGAGACCTGCcccttctttgaagaaatgaaaGCCCTGATGAGTGCACAGGTCATTGCCCTGCCCAGTAATGGCCTGGAAGAAGCAGCCTCTCACTCTTGCCTGGTAAACAATGATGCTAAGACTGAGGAGCCAGGGCGGAGGGGCTGGCAGCATGAGGAGGGAGCAGAAGAGGCTGTGGCTCAGGAGTCTGACAGTGATGACATGGATCTAGAGGCGACCCCCCAGGACCCCAACTCAACTGCAGCTATCGTGTTCAGAAACCCAGGTG GTGTACACTGGGGCTATGAAGAGACCAAGACTTACCTTGCAATTCTTAGTGAGACTCAGTTTTATGAAACCCTCCGGAACTGTCACCGCAACAGCCAGCTGTATGGAGCAGTGGCTAAGAGGTTGCGGGAATATGGCTTTCTTAGGACCCCGGAGCAGTGTCGGACCAAGTTTAAAAGCCTGCAAACCAGCTATCGTAAAGTTAAGAATGGCCAGGCACCAGAGACCTGTCCCTTCTTTGAAGAGATGGATGCTTTGGTGAGTGTCCGGGTTGCTGTCCCATCCAATGATGGCCAGGAAGAAACAGCTTCTTGCCCCATCCAGGGGACCAGTGAGGCCAAAGCTCAGAAGCAAGCCGAGGAGGCAGACGAGACCACAGAGGAAGATTCTGATGATGAAGAAGATACCGAGATACTCCCAGGGGCTGTCATAACCCGTGCTCCAGTGTTATTCCAGAGCCCCCGTG GTTTTGAAGCTGGATTTGAGAATGAAGATAATTCAAAACGGGATATTTCTGAGGAAGTACAATTGCATAGGACATTACTTGCAAGGTCTGAAAGGAAAATTCCCCGGTATCTTAATCAAGGTAAAGGCAATGAGAGTGACTGTAGATCAGGAAGACAGTGGGCAAAGACCTcaggggagaaaagaggaaaactttTGACACTCCCAGAGAAGAGCTTAAGTGACGTCTTAAGTCAACAGAGACCTTGCTTGGGAGAGAGACCATATAAACATCTCAAATACAGCAAAGGCTTTGGTCCGAATTCCCTTCTCATGCATCAGGAATCCCACCAGGTGGAAAATCCATATAAATGTGCTGATTGTGGGAAAAGCTTCAGTCGGAGTGCACGACTCATTAGACACCGGAGaatccacactggagagaaaccttataaaTGTCTTGACTGTGGAAAAAGTTTCCGTGACAGTTCAAATTTCATCACCCATAGGAGAatccacacaggagagaaaccttatCAATGTGGTGAGTGTGGGAAACGCTTCAATCAGAGCTCAAGCCTTATCATTCACCAGAGAACCCACACAGGAGAAAAGCCCTATCAATGTGAAGAGTGTGGAAAAAGCTTCAATAACAGTTCTCATTTTAGTGCACATCGGAGGATACACACAGGAGAGAGACCTCATGTGTGTACTGACTGTGGAAAGAGTTTCAGTAAGAGTTCTGACTTACGTGCACATCATAGAAcccacacaggagagaaaccctatgggTGTCATGACTGTGGCAAGTGCTTCAGTAAAAGCTCTGCCCTTAATAAGCACCGAGAAATCCATGCACGGGAAAAGCTTCTGTCACAGTCAGCACCTAAGTAA